Genomic window (Drosophila ananassae strain 14024-0371.13 chromosome 3L, ASM1763931v2, whole genome shotgun sequence):
TGGAACCGAACCAGTTGGCCTGCTGGATACCCGTCCTTTTGCGCCACTTGAGCTGACGCCGGTTGGCCTCCAGGGCGGCGGTCAGGGTGGATCCATTGTTGCCGCCCCAGCCCACCAGCATTACTCCCAACTTGGGAACGTGACGAGCCGTCCGTATCTTCAGCGCCGTAGTCTGGGGGTGCACCTGCAAAAATTGGCCATTGATTAGCTCTGATTAGCCGGTAGCCTAACCCATTTGTGCTTATTATAGGTCCGGCCCGTCCATCTTATCGCTCAGATACCCATTATCGTACCACCCCGTCGTCAGGTAGCAGCATAAATTATGATCGCGTGATTTCTTCGCAACGAACCAGATTTTGATACCCACTGGGGGCTGGCATATAAGAGGCGTATTGGGGATGCCAGGTGTTTTCCGAACTATAGTCTCCCCGCTTCtctaataaattttatttaataaattattactaATGCCAACAGGTGAAATCTGTGAAAGGTTTCTGAATAGAAAACTTTGGGATAGAACCTTTATAATATCATATTATTAGAGAGGAATTGAGCTCCCAACCGTATAGTCTTCATATCTCAGAGGTATCCAAAAGTCgaaaccccaaaaaaatcttgaaatttttatttttaaaattctttgtCCGATTTGTGCCGAGTCAATGTGCTCTTTGATTTGTATCAGAAATAAAAAACTGATGATTGCATTAGCAATTCGACAACCTGCTGGGTGCAAAGTCCAACCAGAAGTTGGACAAAAACAAGAAGCCAACTTGCCGGCCGGCAAAATTATCATTCTAATTATGATGACCAAGAAGCTCTTTTCGAATTCTAAGAGAAACTGATTTCCCCCTTATAATGGGAGCCAGTTCTCTTTGGTTTTATCGCCTGACATTGACCTTGAaccaggcaggcaggcaggcagcgTGGGTGGCAGGTTACTGCCTGGGGATGGAGGGATAAGTGTACTGCTGGACGGCGGGTGGCTGGACGGGAGTGGAACCCACTGACCACGTACTGCAACCGCATTCAATTGAGACTGGGTGGGTAATCGGGTTTCCAATATGGGTTTACTTTCCTATTTTATTTGCTTAACTGAAATTCAATAGCACCCTCTGACCAAAAACGGCGCCTGCGCCCAGAATCACGCCACCCACACCCCAGGATGGTGCGATATGAGCGGCTTTTATCATCAGCTGTTTAGGCGGAACTGTGCGAGTAATCAATAAACTGTAACTGTAACAGTCCACAGGTCCATGTAACCGTAGGTTCTGGTGTAGGGTACTGGTAATAGAGACCACCAACCCACCCCCACCTCCGAACACGCTTATCGCTATTTTTATCTGCAGCGAATTGGGGAGCGGCGGCATATTGGATTGGATTCCCTTTTCGGAACAGATGTTTCCTCCTCTGGTAATTGGAAGTTTTCCCTTcctttgactgagatttacGTGgttctttatttcttttaaattaagCGATAGATAGCCtactttaaatattaatagataatattaatCTCAATTTGGATAGCAATTTTCCAAGTGTAACATAGGGGGTGAACCAGTGGGAGAATAGTTCAATGTGAAGGTCAGTAGGGAGGCCAGAGGAAAATGCTCTCTTCTACCCTAAATTTGTACACTGATCGAAAAGATGTCCTTTTCCTCAAGGAACTACCATCTCACCTGCAGTTGTCCGGATGCAGTTCGCTTCACATGGGACGTCTGGTACTCATAGTCCGTCTCAATGAAGTCATCATTGACCTGCACCTTCGGGGAAACGACTTCCAAAGTTGAGTTCTTGGTGGGCTTCATTCTGGCTAGGGTGTGTAGGATTTCCGTTTGTTTTTCGCAGCTCACTTTTCTGTTTATCAATTAGCGCGTTTTTAGggctgttttatttttttgcctttttttttctacctCACTGCGAATTCTGGACAGAACGCGACGTTGTGGTCGAAGCAAATTTTCGCGGCGAATGACTTGCCCGAGTGGGAATCGGACTGCTTTTATATACTTCCCCGGTGCTCCCGTTGGAGCTCTGTCCCGAGCTCTCTGCTGCGCACTTGAGAGAACCGAACGATATCGGAAATTTTCCGGCGTGCGTGGGATTCTTCAATCAGCACCACGGAGTCCAGCTCgctctcttatttttttcacagAGATCTCCCTACAGGTGGCTTTTAATGTAATTATTGGTAGTTTTTTAAGAGAGATAGATATGCTAACTTAACTTAACTTATCTTATATATTGAGGAATCTAATTAATGAGGATTATAGGTAGACTTTTCGAAGGAAACCCTGTCTGAAGTTTAGCTTCAATCGAACCTTGATAAAGAAAACTTTCCATTGCATTCAATTAATTCAGAAGCCAGCTCGAATTTCTATTTGTTGATCAATCAAAGCAGCGGCTTCTCCTTTCCTGATACTTAAAGTCGGACTTGCATAATAGACGAAGATCGGAAAATTTCCATTGGATCAGGGCTTCAGTTAGTTACTCTGGATGCACGACATCACAAGATCAGGCACATGCTGCCTGTGGGCGTCTCGTTTCCCTCACATGCAACCTTATCTCCAGCTTAATTCCGACAAGTACATAgttccagaaaaaaaaaacagaaccaACAAGTATTCGGTATCAGTCGAAGCCCACTTCCTGCGGAGGGGACTCCTTAACTTAAACCAAGACATTTGcatttgtataaaataaatatattttgtgtATGCAAAGCGACCTTGAACTTGTGCGGCAAATACTTAAAGCGTTTGAATATCTTAGGCAACTAAGGGTATACTGGTAGATtacaaattattcaatttcacAGGTGTCTTTTCCAATGCTAAACTATTTGGGTTTCCAGGATCTGGTGAGATGAGTAAGTCGGCAATAACCTTTAAGCTTATGTCTTAAATTATTTACAATTGTAtagaaaaatgtataaataatGGTGATCACAATTTGATAAACACAACACTTTTTTTCAATAATgcaaattaatggaaacatCAAGTGCACAAAATAATAAACGAAAGCAACTAATTGTGTGCACTTATGGATAATACTGAACTAGTTGTCCAGAAACTCCCACTCGCTGGATGTGTTGGAGTCGCTTGTGGCTGGTGCTTCTTTACGCAGCGGATCCCCGGCCCGCCGAAAATCGGGAAGGAAACTGGAGTACTCTCCGTCCTCGCCTTCCTCCACAGTCATCGTTGGTTTGGGTTGACTCTTCACGAATTTTAAAGGCGCCACCTTAGGCTTTGATGGCGCCAAGGCTTGTATACCATCAACGGGCTGGCCAGCGTAAAAATCCTCACCGCAATCAGGGATGCTATCTTTTGGGACGGTCTGTACACAAGCCTCGTCCAATTGCGTGGGATAACACTTAATTAGGGACTCACTGAGCTTTGGAGTTTCAGGAGACCGCATTTGATCTTTGGTAGGTTCGACCAATTGCACGTCTGGCAGATGCAATTCTTCCGGCAGCGTTTTAGGCTGGggttcaatggattcctccaATAAGGTCGGGCTGAGGACTTCTGGCAAATGCTGTAGAAGAGCAGCCTTCATGTCCAACGGCGAGGCAAGTCCATCGCTTTAACAAGAgagattatttaaatattttttaaattataaaaatagttCTGCTCACTTTTCCATCTGACAGTAGCTAGCATCCATTAATGTGGCGGCATTAGTTAGAGGCAATCGTAGCTCTTTCGTCTCCTGACCGATCTCTACGATACCCAAGCTAGTATTTACTGGCGGATTACAGACGGACTTTTTTCTGCTGGAGTTGACTATTAAAGGATCAAATTCCATTTCTCCAATGCGACGGAATATTTCCATACGACGATGCTGCTGGGCCAGTGGCGATTCCACAGCCAGCTCAATAGGAACATTGAGGTCCAAATGCTCTTCACCTGGCAGCTCGAAGCATTCCTCAGCTTTTTGAGCAACATCCGCTTCCACCTCAGGCGGTGACTCCAGCCGCGAAAAATGGGATGCGCCCAGAATAGGAATGGGCGGCGGCATTAGAGGATTGAAAATAACCTTGGTGGTCTTGCACGGCGGCTCGGGCAGTGGAGCCAAGCGTAGAAGAGAGCGTTCGCCCTCCAGTACAAAAATCTCCTTTCCACAGACGCAAAAGTCCAGAATCTTTCGAAATCCACGTGCTACGGCCTCCACCTTCAGACGATCCAAGTTCAGTAAGTACAAGGTGGAATCGTCGTGTGTCACTAGCAGAGAGTCGTTGCTGTTGTACAAGTAAAGTTGCCGAAAATTGCTGCTAGCCACATAGCCCATGGCTGTGTCTCCGGTGCCAGATGGTCCCATTTGAGCAAAAGCCCCAGCTGACGACGGATGGTGGTTGCTTGACGAATCACTGCGGTGTTTCGGGTTGAGGATAGGTATCTCCCAGGTGGGACTGCGCAGCACAGCGTCCCGGAACAGTATGGTTTTGGATACGCTACCACTTGTATCTGCGACCCAAAAACGAAGCCCTGGACGGCCACAAATAAGCTGGGGTCCGTTGTTACCCGGTTTTGGGAGAAATATGCCGCCGCAATCGATAAGCTGCTTGCGATCTTTCTTGCCCACCTGAGTTATGCTCCACTGCGAAGTGGACGTGTCTCGCTGGCAGACGATGCAACGGTAAAGTGTGCACACCAGCAGGTGGCTTTGATGAATGCTGAGTTGCACGATCTCGTACGCCTCACTGAGAATCTCCACAGATTTGCTTAGATGCtgtaaaaaaaagtcaattaatgGCATTGTAGAAATACATTGGAATTGCATACCGCCTGGTAATCGAATTCTGTGAGCACCACTACACCTTGACGATCGCCGGAATAGAGCTTCATCCCATTTTTGGACCATTCGCAGCAGCTAACCACGCACTTGTGCAGGTCCCTGATGGTGTAGCGTTCGATTGGACGATTCCGAGTGCAAGGGGCCACCAGGTCGAGGTCACGCGGCAGCTCCTTCTGTATTTGGAATATGCTAACCTGCCCATTGGCGCACCCAGCTGCTACCATATACTCCACAGAGTTCACGATCCGCACGCACGTAATGCGGGTAGCAACCTAAAACATAGCAATGGAAAGGGGAAGCACACGCATCACATAATAGGATTTCCACACGCAAATACACACGGCGCAGTGAGTCACCGGCCTACCTCAGCCTTCAGTTTTTGCATCTCGCCCGTACGACGATTGTGCCAGAAAACAATGCCCGCATCACTGCCCACGGCCAGGAAGTCCTCGGATGCGTCCACACAGGTCAGGTTGAGATTCGCCGGGAAGAATCCCCGCTGCAGTCTGGCTGGAATGCGATCGATCAGCTCCGTCAGCGGCGCCCACTCCCGGATGGAGCACAACTCCTTGCTGCTGGCCATGATGCCTGCTCCTCGAAACAGCCTTCGGGGTTTCCTTTTTGTCAACAGTCAACAAAACATACACAGGTCCTGCGATATGGCAACTCTCCAACGGCCCACTTGATGTTTTTTTAGGTGTGACCAGATACGCTAATAGTTCCACTTTTCCCCGCGGGCGGAGctgctgttttttttgttttctccgTCCCTATctttaattactaaaaattttGGACAGAAATTAGCTTTCGCAGGAGTTCCGGACACTGATTTTAAAGCAAGTAGTAAGCAACCAGCTCAGCTCCACTCGGCACCGCTGCTCCCAGCAGCAGTTTCCAGATAACgataaaaagcaaacaaatacAGTGGGGCAAAGTTCAGGGAACTTTGTCTTATCCGGAGTCAGTAAGAATCCGTTGCCATGGTCGACAACAACAATCTGCGTAGTGCTGTGATCAGCGAAACGCCCCTGCTGCCCCCCACGACCAGCGCTGGCGCAGGACTGTCTGGAGGCACCCCCCCGCCGGAAGCCGTTCTGCGGACCCCATATGGAAACGTGCGTGCCCTGCCCGGACCTGCCCAGCCGCCACCCCTCCCCCAATCACCGTTCCAGCAATCCCAGTTCGGTTACGGCGGTGGATATGGCGGTAACAGCTACGGCCTGGGTGGTTTCGGCGGCTACAACAGCGGCTCATTCGGATACGGTGGCATGGGAGGATTCGGCAGCGGGTACGGTTTCGGCGGTGGATATGGAGGAGGTTTTGGAGGCGGATACAGCCGTTTCGGGGCCCTGGGCCCCAACGATCCGGAGCAGCGCTTTATACAGATGGCAGAAGCGAGCTCCCGTCCAGCCTTTCAGAGCATAGAATCACTGGTGTCGGCCATCGGGAACATTGCCTCGATGTTAGACTCTACCTTCTTCGCCCTAACCAGCTCGTTCCGTGCGATTCTCGGTGTAGCGGCTAACTTCGGACGACTGCGAAGTGTGTTTGCCCAGTTCTGGACTACTTTCGCTATCTTCCGAGGCCTCAACTGGATTTACAGAAAGTGAGTAACCTAAGGGTGATCTTCAAAACCATTTAATGAAAATCCCAACATTCTTTTAGGATTCTATACTGGCTGAGAATCTCCAACCTGGACCCCTCATCTGCGGCCTTTAAAAAAGCGTTTGCCGAGGCGCTTAACGAAAACAACTCCCAGTCCGGGGGAGCGCCCAATGTACCGCGAAAAGGAACCTCTCCCTGGCCTGTGCTGGCTTTTCTGAGCTTCATCTTCACAGCTCCTTATTTGATCATGAAGCTGCTGGGCACAGTGACAAATACCGCCCAGGAGGAAGGTACGTATGTGCACATTGCACACCAGTTTATCTAATCAGCAGCACTTTGCTCCGGCCCTGTACTGTAATCTCGCCGATAACCGTGCGAATTAATAGATAAGCTTACGTTACTCTCGTTCTCCTCCCGCAGCCCGTAATCCAGCCAAGTGGGTCGCTCCGATTCAGACTCAGGCTATTTACGACTTTTTGCCTCGCGGCCAAAGTGAGCTCTCGTTGCGCGCCGGACAGACGCTTCAAGTGGCTCCACGCGAGATCCAACAGACACTCAACCTGCTCAACTCTGGCTGGGCCCTGGCCACCACAAATGGCCAAACCTCAGGCATTATTCCAATCAACTATGTGAAGTCGCCACAGCAAATGCGGCAGGAGCTCCAGGGTCAGGCAAAAGTAAACCAGCCGCAGCCTGGTCTGATGGATTTATCCTCAGGTGCCTTCCCTGCTCCGCCAATGGATAGCCAAATGAATTATGACTTCAATCTGGCCGCCCAGCAACAGGAGCCCTTGGGTCCACCCTCCACGACAGATGCGGTGCTTGAGGAGGGATTCGCCTAATCTGATTACATCCCAGGGATCATAGTTTTAAGTTTAGTTACGTTTTGGTTCAGTTGTATGCGCTTGTATTTTAAGTTAGCCTTCTCCTGTTTGTACATTTCCATTTAGTTGTTACTGTCAATCATTCAGCAGATCCCAATGAACTTAAGTAAACATAAATCACATGTTGTTAATGGGAGAATAGGCTCGTGGCACATGGGAATTGAGGTGCTGCTGCTCAggttaaataattgaaaagaAAGTGCGATTCTTGATGTACCATATTTTACAATATGCAATTCATTTTATTAACTTGTCACTCGGTTCGTTTTCGTCTGTAACTATTTTGTATGTTAAATCCTTTGCTTCATTCCAATTAATTCGATTTATTACACAACTACTTGCTCGACACTTAATCGTTAACGCCTTCTACTTGACTCTACTAATTTgtatggtttttgtttttctttgttaAGAAGGTTTCGataatataaatacaaattctgAAAGTTTGTTTCCATTTCGTTTTAGTTGTTATTGCTAATTAGGTaggttattattatttgtaaaTATCTGCACTTCATTGTCAACTTAAGTCtgtttcatatatttttttgtttttttgtttgtggatTAATTCAAAGTAATGTCTTGTCAAAGGGGTCTAAGCAAATTAAACATATTTCATATGTTCGTCCTTGTCAGCGGCAGCAGTGAAAGCTGCACAGGGTGGTGGCGGGCGTTCTAAAAATAATCGCATTCCACCGTTGTTATGTGTACAATtttggtatatatattatattttaagagACATTTACCCACAACATAATCGCGCTTACTTATGCCTAGCCAAATAAATGGAGAGGCGAGTGGGAAAGGAGACTCATAACatctaataataaacaattgcTGGGGGACCTTATTCGGTTCGGGTATTGCTGAACTGTGTTAAATGTTGTGATTTGCACTAAAATACGGTTTCTGCTTAACTAgacaaattaatttaaaaacgtTTGAGCTTAAACATAAATCTTCAAAGTTACAAGTACAATCTGTGTACGCCAACTACACGTACATACATGAACTACCGATTCATAATTCTCGCCGCTGCGAGATGCATAGTTTAATAAGAGTCTCAttgagaaataaacaaaaccaaCTGTTGTGGGGTGTGgggtgttggtggtggtgagGGTCGGAGGGGTGACGAATGGAGTGAGGAGTGGTATAGGGAGTGGGGGGATCTAACcaggggggcgtggcaaacCTAGCAAAGCATTGATAAACGTAAAACTAAATGTATCCTCCGCATCAGCATTTGCATCTCCATCCGCATCCGCGTTTGCATTGGCCATGACTGGCACAACGCCGGCGGCGACGTCAGCTCAATCGATGTCGTCCTCCAGCTCATCATCATCCAGCTCCAGCTTGTACTCGCCATCATTTGTATGTTGGCTCGAGTGCTGGGTGAAGCTCTGTGAGTCGTTGCCCGACTCCAGGTACCCATTGAAATCATGGCCCTCATCATCAGACTCGTACATGGCATCGCCCGTTTTTCCCGTACCATAGGCTGGAAAGGATATTTTCAAAtggattattattataattcacATAATTTTGACCCAGTTTTCTTACCTTCCACGTATTTGGCGAGATTTGGCGGCACATACGATTTGACCCGTTCAATGTTCTCCGGCGTGCACTCTCCCTTGTCTAGGCCTGAAATAGTTAACTTGGTACAGAACTCTTAAAGGAATATTTGTAAAATCAAGTACGCACCCTGCAACAAGCCCATTCGCTTGAGAACCTCAATGTCGTCGTGCATTTCGAAAGCCTTATCGAACTTGAATATGTATTCGGACCTACAAAGAATATAGAAAAGAACTGGGGTTAGCAAACTGAAGAGAAATTGCATGAAATTTAAGGACCCACTTGTCATTGGTGACACTGCAGTTGATTTTGGTAGACTTGTGCGTGTTCACAATAATAAAGGGCAGCTGGATGGAGGAGTTTGGAGATGGCACCATGCCTTGGCTCTCGTTTCGCTTGTTCCGCTCGACCAGCCCTTTGAAAGCCGCATGTTGCATTATCAGCTCTCGCAGCATTTCACGCTTTTGTTTGATGCGCTCGCGGCGGAGCATGTTCTCCTCCTCCAGGGCCAAGAATTGCTGCTTATAAAAATACCAATTAGCAAAGATCAGTTAATGATTAATAACCGATCGTACCTCTGCTGAGTTGGCGGGTAATCCTATCCAGCGAATTTCCTTCTTGTCCTTGGAGATAACATTGATTGCCATCAGCACGTTGAGTGCATCGTAGACACGACGTCGGATGTTCTTCTGATCACAGTTGTTGTCGTACGCATTGTTCTTCATTTCCTCACTGACCAAGTCGTCAGCCACCTCATTGTACGTGGTCTTTCCCTTCTCCTCCACCTTTTCGCAGACCTTCATGGAGAAGTGCCTGAGTCCCTTTCCGGCCTTATCGGGTTTTCGTTTCCTTTGTACTGACGACGAGGAGCCGGAAAGGGAGTGCAAGGAGTTGCTCTGAATGGCGTGGCTGCAGGAAAGATTCACAAAATTAGCAATGATCCTCATAAGTTCCATTATAACTTACAGTTTTGACTTGATCTTCATGGGATTGTTTGGCGTGTACTTCACGTAGCGATCACCCTTTAATAAGAATTGTTAGCTCTTCGAACTGGACACGAAAGAAGGCTCTGCGAACTTACCCCATCGTACATGCCATTTCCCCCGCTGCCGCTTTTTTGCGACGACACTGTTGTGTACGAGGTATCTGTGGAAAGTTGAAAGAGTTGAGTATTTTAATAATCGTCCGGAATGCTACCACTTACTTTCTGTTTTTGGAATGGACTGGCCATTGTCCTGAATCCGAATAAACTGCCCTTGCTTGTTGGGGCCCTGCAGAATGTCGTTCAATTAGGTGCTGGcttgaaaaaattgtataattcATGGTCTTACCATTTGGCTGAAGGCGCCCATGCGGCCCACGTTGCCGATGCCGCCGCTTCCGCTGTTACGCGCCGTGGAACTAGTGGCATAGAGCACTTTGCCGCCGCCCTCAAGTTCGGTTTTAATGTGCGCCGGTTTcaacatttttgcaatttgtcCTGCAGGAATAGGAATTGGAATGGAAGAAGTTTCTCAGTTTTggttatacatatatgtatgtacataacATGCGGCTGAATGGAGTCTTTGATAACGCAGCGAGACATGTACTTCACAGATACACATGCAGTACTACTATCAACGGTGCGTTTTGGTCGACGCGCCGCGAATGTAGCAGAGTGGAGCGGAGCGAATGAAACGAACGAAGCGCAGAGCGCGCAACTGAAAAGCGAATGCAGCTAAAACAGAAAATATCAAAAGCAAACGGCAGAGTATCTTTCAGATTAAACTCTAGGGGTGCATACATACTCACACACAGCGGggggatgtgtgtgtgttatatgtgtgtgtctgtgtgtgtacACGGCTTGGTGCGACAAGGATAAAGATGCAgaaccagaaacagaaacaaccCGAAACCAGATCGCCTGGCCTTAGAGATGAGCTACACGTGACCGAACTTCTCCAACTAGTGAGGAGGCGATATTTTAAGTTCCACCGTGACTGGGCACGAAAAATTTGGGAAATACTTTCAAGATTATTTTGAAGTTATAAAATATCAAATTGATCAAATAATAGCTGTTCGTTTTGGTACGGAAATCTTATAGAAAAGTTGTAATATCTAAAgtaaatttactgatatagcTATCATTTAATAGCAATTATATACTTAGGGCCCTAATTAGCACTACTTAAGGCCCTA
Coding sequences:
- the LOC6494808 gene encoding WD repeat-containing protein CG11141, which codes for MASSKELCSIREWAPLTELIDRIPARLQRGFFPANLNLTCVDASEDFLAVGSDAGIVFWHNRRTGEMQKLKAEVATRITCVRIVNSVEYMVAAGCANGQVSIFQIQKELPRDLDLVAPCTRNRPIERYTIRDLHKCVVSCCEWSKNGMKLYSGDRQGVVVLTEFDYQAHLSKSVEILSEAYEIVQLSIHQSHLLVCTLYRCIVCQRDTSTSQWSITQVGKKDRKQLIDCGGIFLPKPGNNGPQLICGRPGLRFWVADTSGSVSKTILFRDAVLRSPTWEIPILNPKHRSDSSSNHHPSSAGAFAQMGPSGTGDTAMGYVASSNFRQLYLYNSNDSLLVTHDDSTLYLLNLDRLKVEAVARGFRKILDFCVCGKEIFVLEGERSLLRLAPLPEPPCKTTKVIFNPLMPPPIPILGASHFSRLESPPEVEADVAQKAEECFELPGEEHLDLNVPIELAVESPLAQQHRRMEIFRRIGEMEFDPLIVNSSRKKSVCNPPVNTSLGIVEIGQETKELRLPLTNAATLMDASYCQMENDGLASPLDMKAALLQHLPEVLSPTLLEESIEPQPKTLPEELHLPDVQLVEPTKDQMRSPETPKLSESLIKCYPTQLDEACVQTVPKDSIPDCGEDFYAGQPVDGIQALAPSKPKVAPLKFVKSQPKPTMTVEEGEDGEYSSFLPDFRRAGDPLRKEAPATSDSNTSSEWEFLDN
- the LOC6495803 gene encoding probable peroxisomal membrane protein PEX13 — encoded protein: MVDNNNLRSAVISETPLLPPTTSAGAGLSGGTPPPEAVLRTPYGNVRALPGPAQPPPLPQSPFQQSQFGYGGGYGGNSYGLGGFGGYNSGSFGYGGMGGFGSGYGFGGGYGGGFGGGYSRFGALGPNDPEQRFIQMAEASSRPAFQSIESLVSAIGNIASMLDSTFFALTSSFRAILGVAANFGRLRSVFAQFWTTFAIFRGLNWIYRKILYWLRISNLDPSSAAFKKAFAEALNENNSQSGGAPNVPRKGTSPWPVLAFLSFIFTAPYLIMKLLGTVTNTAQEEARNPAKWVAPIQTQAIYDFLPRGQSELSLRAGQTLQVAPREIQQTLNLLNSGWALATTNGQTSGIIPINYVKSPQQMRQELQGQAKVNQPQPGLMDLSSGAFPAPPMDSQMNYDFNLAAQQQEPLGPPSTTDAVLEEGFA
- the LOC6494807 gene encoding transcription factor Dp, translating into MAHNSATASGTVKADEVNFFFRDEHGQIAKMLKPAHIKTELEGGGKVLYATSSTARNSGSGGIGNVGRMGAFSQMGPNKQGQFIRIQDNGQSIPKTENTSYTTVSSQKSGSGGNGMYDGGDRYVKYTPNNPMKIKSKLHAIQSNSLHSLSGSSSSVQRKRKPDKAGKGLRHFSMKVCEKVEEKGKTTYNEVADDLVSEEMKNNAYDNNCDQKNIRRRVYDALNVLMAINVISKDKKEIRWIGLPANSAEQFLALEEENMLRRERIKQKREMLRELIMQHAAFKGLVERNKRNESQGMVPSPNSSIQLPFIIVNTHKSTKINCSVTNDKSEYIFKFDKAFEMHDDIEVLKRMGLLQGLDKGECTPENIERVKSYVPPNLAKYVEAYGTGKTGDAMYESDDEGHDFNGYLESGNDSQSFTQHSSQHTNDGEYKLELDDDELEDDID